The genomic segment ggggtggggtgggggtggtaagTGCGGGCTatggtgagggagggaaggctgGCTGTGTGCCCGGGTGGGGGACACAAGGCAGGGAGCTCCTCGTGGCTCGGGTGGGAGGACACTGAGGAGGGGGTACGACGCAGGAGAGCGGAGCCAGGGCCGGCAGAGGGCTGGCGGCGCCAGACGCCACGGGGCCCCTCcgctcctccccctcctcccggcgcgcccccttccccctcctcctcccggtGCCTTGCCTCCTCCGGCTCCTCCGCCCCCGCCAGCGCGGCCGTGGCAGGGAGGGGCCGGGGAGGCGGAGCCAGCGGCGGCCGAGGCTCCCGGCACCCGCGCGGCTCCCGGTCTGGAGCTGAGATCCCGGCGCGCCGAGGTAGGAACCCGCGCGGAGGACGGACCAAGGGCTCGGAGCCGCAGGGGCCGGGCGGGACTGGAGGATGGGCTGAGACCCGCCTCTCATGCCCAGGCAGCCACGCGGCTCACGGGGCCCCCAGCTTGGTgatggtggggcgggggggctcaGTCCCCGCCCCTCGGCCCCTGGTCTTCTCTCCGCACCCACCCCCTCCTCCGTGCGCCCCTCTCTTTTCCTGCCGCTCCGCATCCTCCGAGACCGCCCCGAGCGCCCCCCAGGTCTCGCCTCGCCTTCACCTTCGCCCAGCCGCGCTCCTTGTTGGTCCCACAGGTTCCTTCCCAAAGCGAGCTGGAGTCTCTGCTTGGCTGcctgggggagtggggggcacAGCTAGAAGGAGCCAGAGGATGAGTCTGGCGTAGGGGGGCGGGGCGTTGGCTGGAGGGCCGGGGGCCATTCTTATGCATCTCGGTGTCAGCGGGGCTCGGGCGGGCGCTGTGGGGCTGGCTCCATGTTTgcggaatgaatgaatcattacTCTCCTTATCTCCTTCTGAAGGAGGACTTTTTGAGGTCCACGTGCTGCAGAACACGTCGGGGGGCCTGCCGAAATAGGGCTCCCCCCGCCGGCATAGTAGACACTGACTCTCATCTCTCCACCTCCTCTCTATACGCTCTGTTTTGGCGGCAGGCTCCCTTTAGGTTGGGGCTTGGGGATggcgggggaggaggggttgTAGGCCCAGCCAGGTACTTGTTGACAGTCAAGGGACTTGAGTGAGGCCCCTTAGAAGGTAACAGGGGAGGGGTGCGCTGTGGAGGAGAGCACCCACTGTCAGGCAGGGGCCACTTCTCATCTCTGAGACCTGCCTGGAAGGGCCAGTCGAGTATGGATTCTGACCTACAATTTACTGAATCCTccaagcctctgtttcttcatcagtaaaataggaATATTAGTGTCAATTCCTCGGGGCTTTGAACAGATTAAGAAAAATGTCATATGAAATCACGCAGGACAATGCTTGACACACTGGGAGCGCTCAGCaaggctttgttttctttccttcgtCTCTGAAAAAACTGAGCAGAGAATTATTTATTCCAACCCTTCTGTCCCGAAATTGATCCTGGACAGGCGCAGTACATGTGTAAtcactgtttgttgaatgaatatgctTGGTGGAGTTTCACCCCGCTTTTTTCTCCCAGAATCCACAGGCAGAGATCTGACCAGCACAGACATGCCAGTGCTGTCCGAGGACTCTGGTGAGTGTCTCCCGGGGCTGGACCTGCCACAGTCTTGAAGACAAGACCCTGCCTAGCAACCTGGGGCAGCAAAGAAAGCAGCTGCTATCCAGTGTCAGCTCCAAGCCCTGGGAATGAGAGCTGGGGGAGAAAACGTGCACATAGCAGGGCTGAAGTGTTGTCGGAAGGTCCGCTCGGGGGTCCCACAGGGCAGGAAGTTCCCACTGCATCGGTTATACAGTGTTTTTCTTACTCTCTCCTCAGGTTTGCATGAAACCCTGGCACTACTGACCTCTCAGCTCAGACCTGACTCCAACCAGAAGGAAGAGATGGGCTTTCTGAGGGATGTTTTCAGTGAAAAAAGCCTCAATTATTTAATGAAGGTAAATATGCTGCCCCGTGGATGACCCGGTCTGCAGCCCCAGGCATCCCCACAGCCGTGGGTGGGGTGTGTGATGTCCAGGGTAAACCTGGGCAGCTGGCTTGGGAGGCCGCAGCCTGAGATCAGCTGTCTTTGCAGATTCACGAGAAGCTTCGCTATTACGAGAGGCAAAGTCCAACCCCTGTTCTGCACAGCGCTGTGGCCCTTGCCGAGGATGTAAGCCCCAGGTTTCTCCTTACGGCCTCAGCCCCCCTCCCACCTGTAGCTCCTTCATCTGGCCTGCATGCCATTGCTTAGTGAGGGGACGTCGGGACTCGGGAGCCCCAAGGTGAAGAGcgtcttctccccttcccctcctccctgggcttCCTAATAGGCAGGGAGGAACTCATGAGTCTTGGACAGGGCCAGGGGACATGGTGACATGGTGACGCCCACTTACTTTGTGTTCCTGAGAAAGTCTGTTTCCCCAGCTGTGAGATGAGGACAGTTCCCAAACGGTTGAGAACTGGCGACAAGAACAGGTCAAACACGCACGTTGTGTATCTGCTTTGGGGAGGCCCAATGGGAAGTCCTGCGTCCAGGGACTTGCAGCTTCTtggacttttgttgttgtttgtttgtttgctgtacccatgtggcttgcgggatcgactagggattgaaccctggcccagaTAGAACCCAGCCCTCCAGCAGTGAaaatgctgagtcctaaccactggaccgccagggaatttccaggctttgttttttaaagggatCCTTCCTCATTTCTTGTGGACCTGTCTGCTGTGTTGCATGGTTGGAAAAACTGTCCCGGTTGATTACTAAGGCTGGCTTCTGAATAAACTCACATAACCTCAGGAGATGGCCTAGTGAGGGGTCAGAGCAGATCCCCTGCCTTTCTTGGCTGTGGAATGCCATTAGGAGCAGGTTAGGTTGCCAGGCTCCCAGGCTTAGCTCTGCCTCTGctactagctctgtgaccatAAGCAagtgactcaacctctctgagccccaatttcctcatctggaaaatgtggTGAAGGGCACAGACAATAGAGCCAAATAAGCCCAGGTTCAAGTCCTGCCTGTGCCACTTACCAGCTTtgcgaccttgggcaagataTGTAACCTGTCTCATTTACTTCTTACTTCTGAAATGCCAATATAATAGTACCTGCTCCATCTAGTTCCTTGTGAGAGTTAATCCACATAAGGCAGACAGCACCCAGGAAGAGCTTAATAAGTTAGCTCCCATTAGGATTAGAGGCTGCTCAGGGTCTCTGATCTCTGGTGTGATTTCCCTGGGAGTGTCAGTCCTGGGGTGGCTGAGGGTCCAATGCTCCCTGGTGCTGTAGTAGTGGCTGGGAGGGCCCTTGGTTCTGAGGCCCAGGGAGCAGGGTTTCCCCTGGGTGACTCCCAGCAGGCTCGCAGCGCCCACAGCCATCTGtggccttctctctcctttccccccagGTGATGGAGGAGCTGCAGGCCGCCTCCATGCACAGTGACGAGAGGGAACTGCTCCAGCTGCTGTCCACCCCTCACCTCAGGGTAGTCATGCCGCAGTCCCTGGCCACCCACACATCTGTGTCTCCTGGGATGAGGGCAGGAGGGAGCGCTTGGCCGTGAGACAGGACATTTCTGAGCAACCGCTCCTCAGCGCCAGCGTCCAGGGTGGTCGTCTCTCTGGCATGAGATTTGAGACCCCCAAACCACTGCCCGGCCAGGTCCCCCAGACCCATGTAAGCTCTAGGGCCAgcccttcttttctcttgctttcctgACAGGCCATGCTCATGGTACATGACACGGTTGCCCAGAAGAATTTTGACCCCGTTCTCCCCCCTCTGCCCGATAATATTGACGAGGATTTTGATGAAGAATCAGTGAAGATTGTCCGCCTGGTGAAAAACAAGGAACCCCTGGTATGTGGCCCTCACCTCTCTGCCCCACCCTCTCCTTgcttcccacctccacccacccagAAACCCTGGAAAGGACCCTCCTGAAGTCTTCGGAGTGAGTGATGGCAGTTTTGTCAGGGCTGCCACTAGTccctgtgacatctttgtgtgcaGAGTATCCCTTTCTCTGGGTGATTACAGCTTCCCTCCACTGTGCAGTCGAGAACCTGCACAGCTGTGCAGGGCAGCCCTGATCGTCAGCTCTGAACCAGAGGTTGGCAGACTACGGTCCAAGGGCCAAACCCCGCCCACTGTCagtgtttgtaaataaagttttattggtgcCCGGCCATCCCGTTCATGTATATATTGTCTGGGGCCCCGCCTTTACATGGCAACGGCAGACTCAATGGAAACTGTGTTGCccacaaagtataaaatatttacatttggccctttccagaaaaagttgGCCAGCCTTGTTCTGAATTCCAAGGAAGCTCAGGGCAGCAGCCATTTTTCTCCCCAGCTGACAGATTGTTATCATTTTGGTCCTGGTTCAGCAATGATGTACTGAGCAAAGGGACAGAGTTGTTTATGAGATGGAGGGAAGTAATGGCAGTCCAGAGAATTGAGGGCTTGCCCTAGAGAATACCACATCTGGCCCTCTTTATTGTCCACTTTCACCAAGTGACCTCAGATGAGCCGCTTCTGCAAACAGACCACGGTtctcctctgcctctgtttccttaccttCAAAATGGGCCAGTCATCCATCCACTCAGAAAACGTATCGTGACCCCCACCCCccgtgtgccaggcgctgtgttGGGTGCGGACAGGGTTAAGACTTAGTCCTTGCCCTCTGGGAGTTCACAGGAGGTAGTGACTGGGGggtttcctggaagaggtgatgcCCACGctgaattctaaaaaaaaaaaaaaaggaacaggagttttccagaaggaagaggaagaagaaaggcatTCCACCATAGAACTGCATGAGCAAAGCCATGGGAAGGTAAACGGGCTGCTATATTCAGGGAACTTGCCGAGTTGAAGGTAAAGTGTGACGGAGGCGAGGCCAGATCAGCGGGAGAGCGGAGAGATCCAGGTTATAACACGCAGTTGCTTGGCTGGATCCtgaaggcagtggggagccattgaagggcTGTAAGTGAGGAACCAAAGGGCCAGATTTGCAGTTAGAAGTATCACCCTGGCTACGAAGTAGAAAGTGGCCTGGAGGGTGAGACCAGAAGCGGTGGACCAATTTGAGGGTAGCAGCCAATACGTGAGGTTCAGAAACAGGGCTTGACCTCGGTttgtgggaagaggaaagagaaatccaagaaatattttggaaataaaattaatgtcaCTTTGTGCCTGCCCCAGTTTGGGCAGGAGTCTGGGGAGGCATCTTGGGTAAGGCCCAGGGGTCCAGCTAGGATGATGGGTGGGCACTGGGACCATTATAAGGAGGAACTTAGGGTCCGTGGAATTCAAGAGGCCCGTGTGCCCGCAAGTGGAAATATCCAGGAGGTGAAGGCTTACGTGTGCAGAGATACAGACTTGACAGCTGCCATCTTCCGGGAGGGGTTAGCACCCTGCCCGAGAGGTTGAGACCACCGGGGTAAAGCGTATATCCTGGCCCTTTAATCAACATTTAAAAGGCGTATAGAGGAGGACTCGGCAAAGGAGACGAATTGTCACTGAGAAGCACCGGGAGAGAAGTGTCACCAGGGCCCAGCGGGAGGGTGAATcagacaggagaggagagagagaagactgaGGGTGTCGAGCTGGCAGCTGGAGGGTCGTCGGTGCCTTTGCTGGTGCATTCGAGGCGGGGGGGAGTGAGtcagagggcaggcagcagagaGAGCAGATGCGAGCTGCCTCTTTGAGAAGCTTGCTCCAAAGGAATGGAGACTGGTGGCTGCTGGATGGGGTTGCCAGCTTTTTAATGATGGGAGAGACTTGATAATATTTTTAGGACCAGGGGAAGGAGCCAGTGAGGAGGGGGCATTgagaaggcaggagagggagggagggggtagaGGGCAGCCTAGCCAGGAGGAGCCCCTCCCCTGAGATGGGGAAAAACAGGAAAGGATGGATAGAGATGCTGGCAAGCTTGAAAGCCTAGGTGGCAAGAAGCCGTAGGGTTTTTAGCTGCTGGTCTCTCTTTCCAGCAGTATTTATCTTATGGACTTTGAATGAAGTTAATAATGAGTGTGCCAGTGCGTTTGCATGTATAGCCAGGAACAAGtggctagcatttattgagcacttaccggGTACTAAGTGCCTTGCATGCGTTACCTGATGTCAACCTCGCAACAACCCTGTGAGTTAAACGCTTTCCCACACCCCAGACGAAACAGTCGCAGAGAAGATAAGGAGCTTCCTCGCTAAGGGCACACGTTCTCAGTAGACGGCAGGGCCATCCGGCTCCTGACCGCTGCCCTGCCCCGCCACCGTCCAGTCTGTGTGGCGCACGAAACTGAGGGCTTGCTAGTGCCTTTTTCATCCTAGATATCATCTCTGCCATGCTTCGTGGGCCCCATCCTGGTCCCGAAGCTCTGGCTGGGGCATAATTGGTTCCCCTTGGCAACAACAGAAGGCCTGGTAACCCCGTGCTTGGCTAGAGGCAGGTTGGGAATTGGCTGACACGTATTCTCCTCATTAGTAAATGTCTTTGAGAGAGGCAAGGGCTGCGGTACGATAGAGAAAGCAGTGGGTGTGGCATCACAgagagctgggtgaccttgaagttgctttccttctctgtgccccagtccCTCCTCTCTCTGACGAGATTGTGACAGCATTCTCCTGCctttaaactgtaaagtgctgtgcTATACTAATTTGAGATGTGGGTTTTATTTCATCCTCAGCCTTGGAAAGGTGTCCACCGATCTGCCCcctggggtggcagggggaggaaTGGGGCGGTGGCCGGGGGGAGGCTTTGCTGGGTCCAGAGAGTCGGGGTCTGAGGTTCGGGGCTGCTTCTCAGGAGCCTGCCTGCTCTGTCTCTGATGCAGGGGGCCACCATCCGGCGGGATGAGCACTCAGGGGCTGTCGTGGTGGCCAGGATCATGCGAGGGGGCGCAGCAGACCGGAGCGGTGAGTGCATCAGTGCCGGCCTAGCTGAGGTGCTGGCCGTGGTCCCCCAGCCTGCCCCCTTTGGCCACAgctctccttttcctctcctgtcCACTCACCTGTTAGGGATGTGCTTTGCTTTCTGGGAGTGGGGCTGgaattctcttctccttcctaagCTCTGTAGAAAATTTAGTTGTTTGGAAATATCTCAGGCATGGAGTACTTTGAGGGTGATCAGGAAGGTTTGAGCATTGGCCTAACCTGAGGACTGTGGCAGTTAAGCTTGGTGTAAATCCTAACTGGGGTGGCAGGGACACCCTTCTCTGACACCCCAGTTGCCTTAAcaagccacagttactgaagggAGGGTGTTCATGTCCCAGATGTGTTTAGGTGGAGCACAGGTTAAGAATCActggtgtggggcttccctggtggcacagtggttgagagtccgcctgccgatgcaggggacgcgggttcgtgccccggtccgggaagatcccacatgctgcggagcggctgggcccgtgagccatggccgctgagcctgtgcgtccagagcctgtgctccgcaacgggagaagccacaacagtgagaggcccgcgtaccgcaaaaaaaaaaaaaagaatcactggtgtgaaagagactcacagacttagagaatgaacttatggttaccagaggggaagggtgaggggagggatagttagagagtttgggattgaaatgtacacactgctatatttaaagtggataaccaacaaggacctactgtatagcacagggaactctactcaatactctgtaatagcccaaatgggaaaagaatttgaaaaagaatagatacatgtatatgtataactgaatcactttgctgtacacctgaaactaacacaacgttgttaatcaactatgctccaatataaaattaaaagttaaaaaaaaaaagaatcactggtATATGGAGGAAGTAAATTGGGGGGCAAATCTCCTGGCATAGGGGAGTGTTGCCCGAGAAGTCTGGGGCTCATTGTGGTGGGACCCCTAGACCCGTGCTTCCCAAACATTAACAAGCATGGAAATGGCctgagttgtctttttaaaacGCAGATTCGGATTCAGCAAGTCTCAGGTGGGCCCAAGACTCTGTACCTTTTACTGCCTTCTGCTGCTTCTGGGCCAGTGTCCACACTGAATGGCAAATAGGGCCGGATATGCAGAGATGCTAGTCATTAAAGCAGAGGCCAACAGACAGGTGTGTCTAACACTCTTGACACCATCTTCCCTGGTGCCCTTAAGTTTTCGTGTAAAATTTGAGAAAGACATTCTTGGAATCAGGTCTGTACATCCAGGAAGGTGAAGagttaatgatatttttaaagaagcagaGGCTATAGCAGAAAGAACACAGGGTTTCTACAGCAAAGTAACTGCGTCTGCGCACTGGCTCCGTTTTTTCTTAgcagtgtggccttgggcaagctgcATCTTTTTTCTGGATCTCAGCTGCCAGTTTGTAAACCGGGGGTTTCACCCCGTGGTTGTGAGACTGGGATGCCAGGTGAGGCACCCGGCACCCTGTGACAACTCGGTTCATCCCAGTCCTGTCCACTGTCTTTAAACATTGCGTCTCCCCTGCAGTGGGCTCCGCAGGCAGGTGCCAGCGGTTCCCAGAACTCCCTGCTTTGGGGACCTCAGCCCCCTTCCCGTGCTGACCGTCAGCCCCTGTGTCTCCTAGGCCTGGTCCACGTTGGAGACGAGCTCCGGGAAGTGAACGGGATCACGGTCCTGCACAAGCGGCCTGACGAGATTAGCCAGATTCTGGTCTGTGCTGCGCGCATGTTGGGGACGCGGTGGTTCTTCAGAAACCCAGAGCAGGGCGCTTCCTGGAGCCAGGGCTGATCTGGCCCAGCGTCCCTGTTTGCACGGGGAGGCCGCAGGCCAAGTGGCCTCACAGAGTGCCCTGTATGGAGGGTGGGGGACAGGAGGAAAGGAGCGCCCAGACCACCCACTTCTCTCAGACCCCCTCTTCAGCACAGCCAtcctccctacccccagccttCTTTCCTGAGGACCCGTCTGGAAGACCCTCTCAAAAGGGTCCCCTCTTCCAAAGGGCTGAGGAATATGGAGTAAAAGGCTGTAGCCCAGCAGAGCAAGGGCTTTGGGGTCAACTGGTCCTGGGTTCGAATCTTGCCTGCATCACTTTCCAGTTGtgtaaccttgaacaagtcatCAAATCAGTCTGAGTTTCCATTTCCCTTCCTGTCCAGCAGGGATAGGGATGGTTTCTCAACCAATGCATAGTTATCGTTAGGATGTGAGTATCCGGAAGAGGATATAGCACTTTACAACTGCAAGGGGATTCTAGGGGGTCACGTGCTGGGATGGAAACAACCTTCTCAGTCCATTCTGCGGGTTCAAGTCAAAACTGAAATTACAGAAAGCCCCCATCGTAGTTCTGTCCTCTTTATCCTCAGGCATCCTCTCCCAACACAACGTCTTTGCTAACTTCTGATGGTTTGGGGGGCAGATACGGGATGAGATCTGAAGCTCCGAGGCCCGCTCTTTAAGGCCCCTGCTGTAGGGGGTCCTGGTTACAGGCAGACACTTCAGTCTTCCTGCCCCCACTCCCCTTTCCCTGGTTCTGGGCACCTACTTCCCTGTGTTCCAGAGTGATGCGGAGCCAGGGATGGCATTGGGTGAGATGTGCTCTCATGGGCTGACAGTGTGCTCCCCGTGGGCCCCCCACGTGGGGTGCAGGGCCTCTCTCCAGTAGAGGGGAGGGGAACCCCTGGGAAGGTAGCAGTGGCCTGAGATTGGGGAAGATGCAAGCAAAGAGGGGAGTACTGTTTGGGAACTAGCCCCAaatgaggcaggaaggaggaaaatgaaactggactaggttattaaaataacccgagagaaaagaaagaagggcagCCCTTTGGATGGAGAGCTGTACTTGGTGCATGCATTGTCCTCGGGTTCTCATTTTAAGTCTTCTGTCCCTTTGTCGCATGAAAATGCTTTAGTTAAGTCAGCCGGCTCCCACCATAGAAGGGTGGGTCATAGGGGAGGCAGCATCCCCTTTGTTTCTGAACGTGAGCTTCCAGATCTGGGAAGTAAGATGTGACGTCCTGGAGGGTCAGATCTGGTAGATGATACGGCTGTGTGCTCTTTCCTTTCAGGCGCAGTCCCAGGGGTCCATCACCCTGAAAATCATCCCAGCCACCCAGGAGGAGGACCGCTTGAAGGACAGCAAGGTATGGGGGAGCTGGAGGCGGCGGCGCGGGGGTGGGGAAGCGGGGGCGGCGGACTCCAGCCCAGCCTTTGAAACAGCCATCCGGGAAGAGATCATCCGTCTGGTCCTCGGAACAAGCTCCCAGTAGGGACCTGTAATTCAGTCACGGAGTGATTTATTTGTTTGTACCCGGCCTCTTCTAAACAGGATTTGACGTAGCTTACTAATAAAAGACAAGGTTCTTCTAATTGAAGTCGAAAAGCAGGGCCggtgaagaggaggagaaggtacCCAATGTTCTGGCTTCGGGACCAATTAAGTAACTGCCTTTTGTTTAATTCCTTGTGGAGCCTACCTTTGGTAggcacctcctctgtgcccaGGCGCTCAGCCAGATGCTGGAGACCGGGATGATTAGTAGCTTCAAGGATTCCTGGGTCagaaggggaggctggggagcCATTCTCTCCTTGCTGTGTGATTAAGCGCTTCGGAAAGATTCTGTACAGAGTGAGAGGCACTTTGGAAGGTGTCATGCAGTAGGGGTGTTGGAAGTGAGGCTTGAGGAAGATGGAGAtgagagggacttctctggttaagaggaggtggagggaagggcGGGCAGAGGGGTCTGCATATGCGGGGGCTCAGAGATATGGCAGAGAGGAGTAGGGGGGGCTCAGTGAGAAAGTGCACGGTGGTGGGGCTCCAGGGGGAGGATGAGGGGGTGTGCTGGGGAGGTGGGTCAAGGCTACCTTCTGAATGGCCTTGAATGCTTTGTTAAGGGTTTTGGCATAATCCCTGCTTAGTTTAGGATCTCAGAAGCTGACTCTGATACAGGGATTCACTACAAATAGTTTATTTGGAGGTGACCCCAGGAAACACTAGTACAGGAGTGGGGAAAGGAAGGCAGCCAGTGCAACAAAGGGTGTGTTCTCAGCAAGGTACCACAGGGGGCAACCAGAGCTTAATCCTGCTCCAGAGCTTGGTATCCCTTGTAGACCGTGCCTCCGTCATCCCTCCCAAGAGCTGGGAGATCTGGGGGATCTGTACACCAGCTCCCACCAGGCTGCATCCTGGGGGTTAATTCCCAGCAGTTCCTGCCGGCCAGGTTAGGGGAGAGCAGATCCCAGTGGCTGGAGAAAGCCGTTAGGCAGTCAGCCTGGGTGCCCTGAAAAAGTAAGGCCCCGGGGGATATGGGGGGCCCCCACAGCCCAAGTTACAACCCCATAGGCGGTGAGAAGctcttaaaggtttttttttttttttttttttttaagagggaagtGATACAACcacatttgtgttttagaaagctCCCTGGGGCAGTGAGTAGAGGAGGGTGGAGACCGGGGCTAGGGCACC from the Delphinus delphis chromosome 19, mDelDel1.2, whole genome shotgun sequence genome contains:
- the MPP3 gene encoding MAGUK p55 subfamily member 3 isoform X3, encoding MPVLSEDSGLHETLALLTSQLRPDSNQKEEMGFLRDVFSEKSLNYLMKIHEKLRYYERQSPTPVLHSAVALAEDVMEELQAASMHSDERELLQLLSTPHLRAMLMVHDTVAQKNFDPVLPPLPDNIDEDFDEESVKIVRLVKNKEPLGATIRRDEHSGAVVVARIMRGGAADRSGLVHVGDELREVNGITVLHKRPDEISQILAQSQGSITLKIIPATQEEDRLKDSKVFMRALFHYNPREDRAIPCQEAGLPFQRRQVLEVVSQDDPTWWQAKRMGDTNLRAGLIPSKQFQERRLSYRRATGTLPSPQSLKKPPYDQPCDEETCDCEGYFKGHYVAGLRRSFRLGRRERLGSPQEGKTSAVAESPKLPTYEEVTRYQHQPGEQPRLVVLIGSLGARLHELKQKVVAENPQHFGVAVPPYAGLSPGPGRSHMPRSD